A window from Bacteroidota bacterium encodes these proteins:
- a CDS encoding trypsin-like peptidase domain-containing protein: MKVHVLILLALALVGCKQPAQSQDAPQEPAPQRVSADRLAETADANIGATRRTAIVNAVEVVAPAVVSVNVIEVQQVRYRDPFAGDPFFEYFFGRRRDRVVERQVQGLGSGFVISPDGYIVTNDHVAGNATKITVAFPDGGELDATLIGSDPESDIALLKVEPPSPLPYLQFRQNDDIVVGEWAIALGNPFGLFEAAEPTVTVGVVSATGRDFAPQQGRVFRDMIQTDAAINRGNSGGPLVNALGEVIGVNTFIFSQSGGSVGLGFAVPATRVRGIVDELQANGFVDRSFYTGLNVRAMNARIARALGLTSARGLIVESVDPASPAESAGIRPYDVIVAIAEQQVSTAEDAKALFGSIGAGETVAVRLLRDGTEQTLTLAIARTG, encoded by the coding sequence ATGAAGGTCCACGTCCTCATTCTCCTCGCGCTTGCGCTCGTTGGGTGCAAGCAGCCCGCGCAGTCGCAGGACGCGCCGCAGGAGCCCGCCCCGCAGCGCGTCAGCGCCGACCGGCTCGCTGAGACCGCCGACGCGAACATCGGCGCGACGCGCCGCACAGCCATCGTCAACGCCGTCGAGGTCGTGGCTCCGGCGGTGGTGTCGGTCAACGTGATCGAGGTGCAGCAGGTGCGCTACCGCGACCCGTTCGCGGGCGACCCGTTCTTCGAATACTTCTTCGGCCGCCGCCGCGACCGCGTCGTCGAGCGGCAGGTGCAGGGCCTCGGCTCCGGCTTCGTGATCTCGCCCGACGGCTACATCGTCACCAACGACCACGTGGCCGGCAACGCGACCAAGATCACCGTTGCCTTCCCCGACGGCGGCGAGCTCGACGCGACGCTCATCGGCTCTGACCCCGAGAGCGACATCGCGCTCTTGAAGGTGGAGCCGCCTTCGCCGCTGCCGTACCTCCAGTTTCGTCAGAACGATGACATCGTGGTCGGCGAGTGGGCCATCGCGCTCGGCAACCCGTTCGGGCTCTTCGAGGCCGCCGAGCCGACCGTGACCGTCGGCGTGGTGAGCGCCACCGGCCGCGACTTCGCGCCGCAGCAGGGCCGCGTCTTCCGCGACATGATCCAGACCGACGCGGCCATCAACCGCGGTAACTCGGGCGGGCCGCTCGTGAACGCGCTCGGCGAGGTCATCGGCGTGAACACGTTCATCTTCTCGCAATCAGGCGGCTCGGTCGGCCTCGGCTTCGCGGTCCCAGCCACGCGCGTGCGCGGCATCGTGGACGAGCTGCAGGCCAACGGCTTCGTGGACCGCTCCTTCTACACGGGGCTCAACGTGCGCGCCATGAACGCGCGCATCGCACGGGCGCTCGGCCTCACCTCGGCACGCGGGCTGATCGTGGAGAGCGTCGATCCGGCCTCGCCCGCCGAGAGCGCGGGGATCCGCCCCTACGACGTGATCGTGGCCATCGCGGAGCAGCAGGTGAGCACCGCCGAGGACGCAAAGGCGCTCTTCGGCAGCATCGGCGCAGGCGAGACGGTCGCCGTCCGCCTCCTGCGCGACGGCACTGAGCAGACGCTGACGCTCGCCATCGCACGCACCGGGTGA
- a CDS encoding NF038122 family metalloprotease, with product MSFRTAILTVALLGAALVSVPALAQPAVFQTYQAAAAAAHPHDHSHGTYEVVGMPDGTVMCRPAADASLEQLQRTAASDLNLTLVSSTNNPATIDGMRIFLRATDQLIARPVALLAFRRAAALWERRITNPITVIIDVDFGPERFGSGTFPPGVIASATSALGTATIGGQAVGPNELRDALLAANGDAQLQQLYNTIAEPVSATTGSPLGSALMALPNRQALGFAPATLDPNPSVNPFGSVANIGFNSAFSYDFDPANGISSGFTDFEAIVAHEMGHSLGFNSAIGFGGPPNNFFTTWDLFRVRPDAVEPGDYDSFAAADRVLTPGPPPNRVLVVEGGTTYFEPEHVFFDGLVELATSTATGGREGGDGQQASHWQDDAQRPPSLGEDRRIGIMDPTFGGGRVLLEDADIRMLQVIGYNVDFDPVTTSATLSFDGSELDISTATPVVEIGDTPVGENGTAEFVLTNTGTEPLFFEAEVFSTFSVPVGVSSTLSVVESGEIAPGQQGSVAVTFGSDAPATFGGLLRLITNAQDRLVIDAPFEFTTGGAARPEASIDDDLLNFSTIFTDEPAVSQTVNISNEGGLPLEYEARMTLAAQASAARSSLSHFVGAERAAQAQNLFTANFEDDFNGFTASGGEAEDWRRVDIGPAALPGHSAPFAAYFGQTDPLGYRNNAEGLLLSPPIDLSGVPTSDLVTLTFSYYLQVVQNDIARVVLTYDDGATLVELATSDGGALVNGDEWQTMMIPLNDASGQASPLRIGFEFDSNITASDEGWFLDDIEVSALVGANPFYTAPRFGSIAGGTTEPLVVTIEPSLLVPARYRGNVQLVTNDFFQPEIDILVGFTLREPVSNENEAAPVQFALHSAYPNPFDQQTTLRFDLPETTEATLTVYDVLGREVARLLDGASLTAGSHTATLEASAFSAGAYLVRLSAGDDTATQRILLVR from the coding sequence ATGTCCTTTCGTACTGCTATCCTCACCGTTGCCCTGCTTGGCGCGGCGCTCGTGAGTGTCCCGGCGCTTGCTCAGCCCGCTGTTTTCCAAACCTATCAGGCGGCGGCGGCGGCGGCCCACCCGCACGACCACAGCCACGGCACCTACGAGGTCGTCGGCATGCCCGATGGCACGGTGATGTGCCGCCCGGCAGCAGACGCGTCGCTGGAGCAGCTTCAGCGCACGGCAGCGAGCGACCTCAACCTCACGCTCGTCTCCTCGACCAACAACCCCGCCACGATCGACGGGATGCGCATCTTTCTGCGGGCCACCGATCAGCTGATCGCACGCCCGGTGGCCCTCCTGGCCTTCCGGCGCGCGGCCGCGCTCTGGGAGCGGCGCATCACCAACCCCATCACGGTCATCATCGACGTGGACTTTGGGCCGGAGCGCTTCGGCTCAGGCACCTTCCCACCAGGCGTCATCGCCAGCGCAACGTCAGCGCTGGGCACGGCCACCATCGGCGGGCAGGCCGTAGGTCCCAACGAGCTGCGCGACGCGCTCCTCGCCGCCAACGGCGACGCCCAGCTCCAGCAGCTCTACAACACCATCGCGGAGCCGGTCTCAGCCACGACGGGAAGCCCGCTCGGCTCGGCGCTGATGGCGCTGCCCAACCGCCAGGCCCTCGGCTTTGCCCCCGCCACGCTTGACCCCAACCCGTCTGTCAACCCGTTCGGCAGCGTCGCCAACATCGGCTTCAACTCGGCGTTCAGCTACGACTTTGACCCGGCCAACGGCATAAGCTCGGGCTTCACCGACTTCGAGGCCATCGTAGCGCACGAGATGGGCCACTCGCTCGGGTTCAACAGCGCGATCGGCTTCGGCGGGCCGCCGAACAACTTCTTCACCACCTGGGACCTCTTCCGCGTGCGCCCCGACGCCGTGGAGCCGGGCGACTACGACAGCTTCGCCGCCGCGGACCGCGTGCTCACGCCAGGGCCGCCGCCGAACCGCGTCCTCGTCGTCGAGGGTGGCACCACCTACTTCGAGCCGGAGCACGTCTTCTTCGACGGCCTCGTCGAGCTCGCGACCTCCACGGCCACCGGCGGCCGCGAAGGCGGCGACGGCCAGCAGGCCTCGCACTGGCAGGACGACGCGCAGCGGCCCCCGTCGCTCGGCGAAGACCGCCGCATCGGCATCATGGACCCCACCTTTGGTGGCGGCCGCGTGCTCCTCGAAGACGCCGACATCCGCATGCTCCAGGTCATCGGCTACAACGTCGACTTCGACCCGGTGACTACCTCGGCCACGCTCTCCTTCGACGGCAGCGAGCTCGACATCTCGACCGCTACGCCCGTCGTCGAGATTGGCGACACCCCCGTCGGTGAGAACGGCACGGCCGAGTTCGTGCTCACCAACACAGGCACGGAGCCGCTCTTCTTCGAGGCCGAGGTCTTCAGCACGTTCTCCGTACCCGTGGGCGTATCGTCCACCCTCTCCGTCGTGGAGAGCGGCGAGATCGCGCCGGGCCAGCAAGGCTCGGTGGCGGTCACCTTCGGGTCGGACGCACCGGCCACGTTTGGCGGGCTCCTGCGGCTCATCACGAACGCGCAGGACCGCCTCGTGATCGACGCGCCGTTCGAGTTCACCACCGGCGGCGCCGCCCGCCCCGAGGCCTCCATCGATGATGACCTACTGAACTTCTCGACCATCTTCACGGACGAGCCCGCGGTGTCGCAGACGGTCAACATCTCGAACGAGGGCGGTCTCCCGCTCGAATACGAAGCACGGATGACGCTCGCCGCCCAGGCCAGCGCCGCGCGGTCGTCGCTGAGCCACTTCGTCGGCGCCGAGCGCGCGGCCCAGGCGCAGAACCTCTTCACGGCCAACTTCGAGGACGACTTCAACGGCTTCACCGCCAGCGGCGGCGAGGCCGAGGACTGGCGGCGCGTCGACATCGGGCCGGCGGCTCTGCCAGGCCACTCCGCGCCGTTCGCGGCCTACTTCGGCCAGACCGATCCGCTCGGCTACCGCAACAACGCCGAGGGCTTGCTCCTCAGCCCGCCCATCGACCTCAGCGGCGTGCCGACGAGCGACCTCGTAACGCTCACGTTCTCGTACTACCTCCAGGTCGTCCAGAACGACATCGCCCGCGTCGTGCTCACCTACGACGACGGCGCGACCCTCGTCGAGCTCGCCACCTCGGACGGCGGCGCGCTCGTCAACGGCGACGAGTGGCAGACCATGATGATCCCGCTCAACGACGCCTCGGGCCAGGCCAGCCCGCTCCGTATCGGCTTCGAGTTCGACAGCAACATCACGGCGTCGGACGAGGGCTGGTTCCTAGACGACATCGAGGTGTCGGCGCTAGTCGGGGCGAACCCCTTCTACACGGCGCCCCGCTTCGGCAGCATCGCCGGGGGCACCACCGAGCCGCTCGTGGTCACCATCGAGCCCTCGCTGCTCGTCCCGGCCCGCTACCGTGGCAACGTGCAGCTGGTCACCAACGACTTCTTCCAGCCAGAGATCGACATCCTGGTGGGCTTCACGCTCCGCGAGCCGGTGTCGAACGAGAACGAGGCCGCCCCGGTGCAGTTTGCGCTGCACAGCGCCTACCCGAACCCGTTCGACCAGCAGACGACGCTGCGCTTTGACCTCCCGGAGACTACAGAGGCAACGCTGACGGTCTACGACGTGCTCGGCCGCGAGGTCGCCCGCCTGCTCGACGGCGCATCGCTTACGGCAGGCAGCCACACAGCCACGCTGGAAGCGAGCGCGTTCTCCGCCGGGGCCTACCTCGTGCGGCTGAGCGCCGGTGACGACACGGCAACCCAGCGCATCCTGCTGGTCCGATGA
- a CDS encoding magnesium chelatase, whose protein sequence is MLGDLKAAGYRPRSVKDEMRANLIHKLRAGENVFPGILGFERTVIPQLQNAILARHDFILLGLRGQAKSRIVRMLPSLLDEWIPYVAGTELYDDPLAPVSRQAREMLIESADATAIEWLHRSERYGEKLATPDTTIADLVGDIDPIKAATQKLTYADERVIHYGIIPRTNRGIFAINELPDLQPRIQVGLLNIMEESDIQIRGFQLRIPLDVVMVFTANPEDYTNRGSIITPLKDRIDSQILTHYPRSIEIGVAITAQEAWQERGGPTVRVPHYFREVVEQIAVEARQSEYIDQKSGVSARLTRAALEDLVSAAERRALLNSEAETTLRISDLVHVEPAITGKVELVYEGEQEGAQNVARVLVGRAVAAIFKRYFPDPAAKGEGDQGRAAYAKILGWFSKGNTIDLTPEMGFETYAQTLDRVEGLRTFVKKHSDPATPAETASAMEFVLEALHQHSLVGKDALVEQTSYSDIMGSVLGSLGTFGDDEDDDDFEDYRRRYG, encoded by the coding sequence ATGCTTGGCGACCTCAAGGCCGCCGGGTACCGGCCGCGCTCCGTCAAGGACGAGATGCGCGCCAACCTCATCCACAAGTTGCGCGCGGGCGAGAACGTCTTCCCCGGCATCCTGGGCTTCGAGCGGACCGTCATCCCGCAGCTCCAAAACGCGATCCTTGCCCGGCACGACTTCATCCTGCTGGGCCTGCGCGGCCAGGCCAAGAGCCGCATCGTGCGCATGCTGCCGAGCCTGCTCGACGAGTGGATCCCCTACGTCGCGGGCACCGAGCTCTACGACGACCCGCTCGCGCCCGTTTCCCGCCAGGCGCGCGAGATGCTCATCGAGAGCGCCGACGCTACGGCCATCGAGTGGCTGCACCGCTCCGAACGCTACGGTGAGAAGCTGGCCACGCCCGACACGACCATCGCCGACCTCGTCGGCGACATCGACCCCATCAAGGCGGCCACGCAGAAGCTCACCTACGCCGACGAGCGCGTCATCCACTACGGCATCATCCCGCGCACCAACCGCGGCATCTTTGCCATCAATGAGCTGCCCGACCTCCAGCCGCGCATCCAAGTCGGCCTGCTCAACATCATGGAGGAGTCGGACATCCAGATCCGGGGCTTCCAACTCCGCATCCCGCTCGACGTGGTGATGGTCTTCACGGCCAATCCCGAGGACTACACCAACCGCGGCTCGATCATCACGCCGCTCAAGGACCGCATCGACAGCCAGATCCTCACGCACTACCCGCGCTCCATTGAGATTGGGGTGGCGATCACGGCGCAGGAGGCCTGGCAGGAGCGCGGCGGCCCGACCGTGCGCGTCCCGCACTACTTCCGCGAGGTCGTCGAGCAGATCGCCGTCGAGGCGCGCCAGAGCGAATACATCGACCAGAAGTCGGGCGTCTCCGCGCGCCTAACGAGGGCCGCGCTCGAAGACCTCGTCTCCGCCGCCGAGCGCCGCGCGCTGCTCAACAGCGAGGCTGAGACGACGCTCCGCATCAGCGACCTCGTCCACGTCGAGCCCGCAATCACGGGCAAGGTCGAGCTCGTTTACGAGGGCGAGCAGGAGGGCGCGCAGAACGTGGCGCGCGTGCTCGTGGGCCGCGCCGTGGCCGCGATCTTCAAGCGCTACTTCCCCGACCCCGCCGCGAAAGGCGAGGGCGATCAGGGCCGCGCCGCCTATGCGAAGATCCTCGGCTGGTTCTCGAAGGGCAACACCATCGACCTCACACCCGAGATGGGCTTCGAGACGTACGCGCAGACGCTCGACCGCGTGGAGGGCCTCCGCACGTTCGTGAAGAAGCACTCCGACCCCGCCACGCCCGCTGAGACGGCCTCGGCGATGGAGTTCGTTCTGGAGGCGCTGCACCAGCACTCGCTCGTCGGCAAGGACGCGCTCGTCGAGCAGACGTCCTACTCCGACATCATGGGCTCGGTGCTCGGCAGCCTCGGCACCTTCGGCGACGACGAGGACGACGACGACTTCGAGGACTACCGCCGCCGCTACGGGTGA
- a CDS encoding transposase, whose translation MNPVRLSEAQWDAIRPHLPPPKKMGRPRADDRAVLEAILFVMRSGCRWGDLPATYGINPSTAWRRLGRWEADGTWERLWRAFLASLDARPAEAGAESKLRWAEAFLDGSFVPAKRGAAA comes from the coding sequence ATGAACCCTGTCCGACTCTCCGAGGCGCAGTGGGACGCCATTCGGCCCCACTTGCCGCCTCCCAAGAAGATGGGCCGACCCCGCGCCGACGACCGCGCTGTGCTCGAAGCCATCCTCTTTGTCATGCGCTCCGGCTGCCGCTGGGGTGACCTTCCTGCCACATACGGCATCAATCCCTCCACCGCCTGGCGACGGCTGGGTCGCTGGGAAGCCGATGGCACGTGGGAACGCCTCTGGCGGGCGTTCCTCGCCTCGCTCGACGCCCGCCCCGCCGAGGCGGGGGCGGAGAGCAAGCTCCGCTGGGCTGAAGCCTTCCTCGACGGAAGCTTTGTCCCGGCAAAAAGGGGGGCCGCTGCGTAG
- a CDS encoding IS5 family transposase has protein sequence MLVTDGEGLPIGLLVESAQKSEVRLAEETLATVRVARARGRARTRPDRLTCDRGYDSRAFRRYLTRRGIRHAIPTRRRPKRWKARRGRPPECDASAYRQRWKVERTFAWLFNYRRVVVRWERHVGVYRGFVLFALSLLCLNRLLQ, from the coding sequence ATGCTCGTCACCGACGGCGAAGGGCTGCCGATTGGCCTGCTCGTCGAGAGCGCGCAGAAAAGCGAGGTGCGCTTGGCCGAAGAGACCCTGGCGACGGTGCGAGTGGCGCGCGCCCGTGGTCGAGCCCGCACACGCCCAGATCGGCTCACCTGTGACCGTGGCTATGATAGCCGGGCCTTCCGACGCTACCTCACGCGGCGGGGCATCCGGCACGCGATCCCGACGAGGCGGCGTCCGAAGAGGTGGAAGGCGCGGCGTGGGCGTCCCCCCGAGTGTGACGCAAGCGCGTATCGGCAGCGCTGGAAGGTGGAGCGCACGTTCGCGTGGCTGTTCAACTACCGGCGGGTGGTGGTGCGGTGGGAGCGTCATGTGGGGGTGTATCGCGGGTTCGTGCTCTTTGCGCTGAGCCTGCTCTGCCTCAACCGACTTCTGCAATAG